One genomic region from Diceros bicornis minor isolate mBicDic1 unplaced genomic scaffold, mDicBic1.mat.cur scaffold_73_ctg1, whole genome shotgun sequence encodes:
- the ARHGEF18 gene encoding rho guanine nucleotide exchange factor 18 isoform X3, producing MTVSQKGSPQPAPSLAGTGTRLGPVTGEMDEADSGYLKFKQAADDSLSLASSNAESVFIEDPYTASLRNEIESDAHEFEAESWSLAVDPAYAKKQKKEVVKRQDVLYELMQTEVHHVRTLKIMLRVYSRFLQEELQFSSKAISRLFPCADDLLEMHGHFLCRLKERRREALEEGSEQNYIIQKIGDLLVQQFSGENGERMKEKYGVFCSGHNEAVSHYKLLLQQNKKFQNLIKKIGNFAIVRRLGVQECILLVTQRITKYPVLVERIIQNTEAGSEDYEDLTQALNLIKDIISQVDAKVSECEKGQRLKEIAGKMDVKSSSKLKNGLTFRKEDMLRRQLHLEGTLCWKTTSGRLKDVLAVLLTDVLLLLQEKDQKYVFASVDSKLPVISLQKLIVREVANEEKAMFLISASLQGPEMYEMYTSSKEERNAWMAHIRRAVESCPDEEEGPFSEAEEERRVVEARAMRLRDFQERLNSKDQQIAQSLSEKQQIYLEMAEMSGLEDFTQSRLLFRGGDPSENLQGELILRSAMSAIEDIQSLICRRLGSASGQAEDGGGSTPLPRRAETFGGYDSTSSLGRSGSFKKKVGSNDPSPRDWQGTASNPDFTPGASEEAPQVVEALGTESGRRPPTILESELIQRIQTLSQLLLSLQAVIAQQDSYVETQRAAIQEREKQFRLQSTRGNLLLEQERQRNFEKQREELAGVQKLQGQLRLEQQRWERQRERQRQELDLASARLQQRESEALRLQERLSQERAELERQRQAYQQDLERLREAQRAVERERERLEQLRRLKKQNTVPGTLPPDALPEAQPLSHAPSFNGEGLEGPAGLAKAPGPWGSVLPEYAERPEGARRDSAPTESRPAKSDVPIQLLSATNQIQRQTAVQQQIPTKLAASTRGSKDKGGKSRVSQRSESSASFDLKQQPLLNKLMGKDENASRSRRSLSPVLPSSYSPAPPPDPGCPAPPDAPADYFSFKAGGASVPPSPSPLPTTPHNMEEASKEDVIFF from the exons ACCAGTCACAGGAGAGATGGATGAAGCTGACTCTGGATATTTGAAATTCAAGCAGGCAGCTGATGACTCTCTCTCACTTGCATCTTCGAATGCCGAGTCCGTTTTTATAGAAG ACCCCTACACTGCCTCACTGAGGAATGAGATTGAGTCAGACGCCCACGAGTTTGAGGCGGAGTCCTGGAGCCTCGCCGTGGACCCGGCGTAcgcaaagaaacaaaagaaggagGTGGTGaaaaggcaggatgtgctttacG AGCTGATGCAGACGGAGGTGCACCACGTGCGGACGCTCAAGATCATGCTCAGGGTCTACTccaggttcctgcaggaggagctgCAGTTCAGCAGCAAGGCCATCAGCCGCCTCTTCCCGTGCGCCGATGACCTGCTCGAGATGCACGGCCACTTCCTGTGTCGGCTCAAGGAGCGCCGCCGGGAGGCCCTGGAGGAGGGCAGCGAGCAGAATTACATCATCCAGAAAATCGGGGACCTCCTGGTGCAGCAG TTTTCAGGTGAAAATGgggagagaatgaaagaaaaatatggtGTCTTTTGTAGCGGCCACAATGAAGCAGTCAGTCATTACAAGTTGCTGCTGCAGCAAAACAAGAAATTTCAAAACTTGATCaag AAAATTGGGAACTTTGCCATCGTGAGGCGGCTTGGCGTGCAGGAGTGTATTCTTCTGGTGACTCAGCGCATCACCAAGTACCCCGTGCTGGTGGAGCGCATCATTCAGAACACAGAAG CTGGCAGCGAGGACTATGAAGACCTGACTCAGGCCCTGAACCTCATCAAAGACATCATCTCACAAGTGGACGCCAAGGTCAGCGAGTGCGAGAAAGGCCAGCGCCTCAAGGAGATCGCAGGGAAGATGGACGTGAAGTCCTCCAGCAAGCTCAAGAACGGGCTGACCTTCCGCAAGGAGGACATGCTGCGGCGGCAGCTCCATCTGGAGGGCACGCTGTGCTGGAAGACCACGTCGGGGCGCTTGAAAG ATGTCCTTGCCGTCCTATTGACTGATGTGCTTCTGCTGCTACAAGAGAAGGATCAGAAATACGTCTTTGCATCTGTG GACTCGAAGCTCCCTGTCATCTCGTTACAAAAGCTCATTGTGAGGGAGGTGGCCAATGAGGAGAAAGCCATGTTTCTGATCAGCGCCTCACTGCAAGGGCCGGAGATGTACGAGATGTACACCAGCTCCAAAGAGGAGAGGAACGCCTGGATGGCCCACATCCGAAGGGCTGTGGAGAG CTGTCCGGACGAGGAGGAGGGGCCCTTCAGCGAGGCCgaagaggagaggagggtggTCGAGGCCCGTGCCATGAGGCTGAGGGATTTCCAAG AGCGATTGAACTCGAAAGACCAGCAGATTGCGCAGAGCCTCAGTGAGAAGCAGCAGATCTACCTGGAGATGGCCGAGATGAGTGGACTCGAGGACTTCACTCAGTCACGCCTCCTCTTCCGAGGAGGGGACCCCTCCGAGAACCTGCAGGGGGAGCTGATTCTCAGGTCGGCCATGAGTGCGA TCGAGGACATCCAGAGCCTCATCTGCAGGCGGCTGGGCAGTGCCAGCGGCCAGGCGGAAGACGGGGGCGGCTCCACACCCCTGCCCCGGAGGGCAGAGACCTTTGGGGGCTACGACAGCACGAGCAGCCTCGGCAGGA GTGGCAGTTTTAAGAAGAAGGTCGGCAGCAATGACCCCAGCCCCCGAGACTGGCAAGGCACCGCAAGCAACCCAGACTTCACCCCAGGGGCCTCTGAGGAAGCCCCGCAGGTG GTGGAGGCCCTGGGCACAGAGTCTGGCCGCCGGCCGCCCACCATCCTGGAGTCAGAG CTCATCCAGCGGATCCAGACGCTGTCCCAGCTGCTGCTCAGCCTCCAG GCGGTCATCGCGCAGCAGGACAGCTACGTGGAGACGCAGAGGGCGGCCATCCAGGAGCGCGAGAAGCAGTTCCGGCTGCAGTCGACGCGCGGGAACCTGCTGCTGGAGCAGGAGCGGCAGCGCAACTTCGAGAAGCAGCGGGAGGAGCTGGCGGGCGTGCAGAAGCTGCAGGGCCAGCTGCGGCTGGAGCAGCAGCGCTGGGAGCGCCAGCGGGAGCGCCAGCGGCAGGAGCTGGACCTGGCCTCGGCCCGGCTGCAGCAGCGCGAGAGCGAGGCGCTGCGGCTGCAGGAGCGCCTGAGCCAGGAGCGCGCCGAGCTGGAGCGGCAGCGGCAGGCCTACCAGCAGGACCTGGAGCGGCTGCGCGAGGCCCAGCGTGCCGTGGAGCGCGAGCGCGAGCGGCTGGAGCAGCTGCGGAGGCTCAAGAAGCAGAACACGGTGCCCGGGACCCTGCCGCCCGACGCGCTGCCGGAG GCCCAGCCCCTAAGCCACGCCCCCAGCTTCAACGGGGAAGGGCTGGAAGGGCCAGCAGGCCTGGCCAAGGCGCCGGGGCCCTGGGGGAGCGTGCTGCCTGAGTACGCCGAGCGCCCCGAGGGGGCCCGCCGGGACAGCGCCCCGACTGAGAGCCGCCCGGCCAAGAGCGACGTGCCCATCCAGCTGCTCAGCGCCACCAACCAGATCCAGAGGCAGACGGCCGTGCAGCAGCAGATCCCCACCAAGCTGGCGGCCTCCACCAGGGGCAGCAAGGACAAGGGCGGCAAGAGCAGGGTCTCCCAGCGCTCCGAGAGCTCCG CCTCGTTCGACCTGAAGCAGCAGCCGCTTCTCAACAAGCTCATGGGCAAGGACGAGAACGCCTCCCGGAGCCGCCGCTCGCTGAGTCCCGTGCTGCCCAGCAGCTACAGCCCCGCGCCCCCCCCAG ACCCCGGCTGCCCGGCCCCACCTGATGCCCCCGCTGACTACTTCTCCTTCAAGGCCGGGGGGGCATCCGTGCCCCCGTCCCCCTCGCCACTGCCCACCACACCACACAACATGGAAGAAGCCAGCAAGGAAGACGTCATCTTCTTCTAG